From Microbacterium sufflavum:
CAGCACGGCGAGCTCGGACGGCGACGGCACGCCCTTCACGACCGTGCCGACGAAGCGCTGCGACGCCGGGTTCTGCGGCGCCGAGAACACGTCGAACACGTCGCCGCGCTCGATCACGCGACCGTTCTCCATCACGGCGACCTTGGTCGCGATCGTCTGGATGACGTCCATCTCGTGGGTGATGACCACGATGGTGACGCCCTGCTCCTCGTTGACCCGCTTGAGCAGGTCGAGGACCTCGTGCGTGGTCTGCGGGTCGAGGGCGCTGGTGGCCTCGTCGGCGAGCAGGATCGCGGGCTTGGTGGCCAGGGCCCGGGCGATGCCGACGCGCTGCTTCTGGCCGCCGGACAGCTGCTCGGGGTAGGCCTTCGCCTTGTCGGACAGCCCCACGAACGACAGCAGCTCGGTCACCCGCGCCTCGATGTCGGGCTTCGACCAGCCGGCCAGCGTCAGCGGGTAGGCCACGTTCGACCGCACGGTGCGCGAGGAAAACAGGTTGAACTGCTGGAAGATCATGCCGATGCCGCCGCGCACGCGGCGCAGTTCGCGTTCGCCGAGCGTGGTGAGATCGACTCCGTCGACCGTGATGGTGCCGCTCGTCGCCGGCTCCAGGGCGTTGATCAGGCGCACCAGCGTCGACTTGCCGGCGCCGGAGTAGCCGATGATGCCGTACACGTCGCCCTGGTCGATGTCGAGGGTCACGTCGTCGACGGCGACGACCTCCGGTTCACCGTGACTGCGGGAGGGGTAGGTCTTGGACACGTTCGTCAGGGAGACGATCGGCATGTGCTGCTCCGGTCTGGGTCTCGGGAAACGGAGAATCGGGCGACGCGAGAGGCGCCACCCGATTCTCCCTCATGGGGTGGGGGTGCCCCGCACCCCCACTGCGTCACTTCTTCGCGTCGGCGTTCTTCTGGACCTTCTCCAGCGAGGCCACGAGGTCCTTCACCGGGGTCTGCAGCGCCACCGCCGTGCCACCGGAGGACTCGAGGAGTCCCGCCTGCACGTCCTCGTTCGTCTGGAAGATCTCGACCAGCTTGTTGTAGGTCTCGTTGTCGGCATCCTCCGCGCGGGCCGCGAAGATGTTCACGTACGGCAGGGCGCTCGGGTCCTCGGGGTCGTCCTGCGCGATCGCGTCGTCGAACGTGAGCCCGGCGTCCTCCACGAAGTCGTTGTTGATGATCGCAGCGGCGACATCGGGCAGTGAGGTGGGGATGAGCGCCGCCTCCAGCGCCTTCACCTGCACCTTCGACTTCTCGGTGTCGACGTCGGCGAGGTCGGAGTAGGGCGTGCCGCCGCTCTTCAGCTCGACGAGGCCGGCCTGCTGCAGCACGTTCAGCGCGC
This genomic window contains:
- a CDS encoding methionine ABC transporter ATP-binding protein encodes the protein MPIVSLTNVSKTYPSRSHGEPEVVAVDDVTLDIDQGDVYGIIGYSGAGKSTLVRLINALEPATSGTITVDGVDLTTLGERELRRVRGGIGMIFQQFNLFSSRTVRSNVAYPLTLAGWSKPDIEARVTELLSFVGLSDKAKAYPEQLSGGQKQRVGIARALATKPAILLADEATSALDPQTTHEVLDLLKRVNEEQGVTIVVITHEMDVIQTIATKVAVMENGRVIERGDVFDVFSAPQNPASQRFVGTVVKGVPSPSELAVLRERHRGRLVTFSFRDGDSSQAQVFLDLAAAGLDFELVYGGINDIRGRAFGHLTLAIRGDSSAIDRALTTIGERVDVTVIAAEEAR
- a CDS encoding MetQ/NlpA family ABC transporter substrate-binding protein, with amino-acid sequence MSRRTTTVLAALAAVPLFVALSGCATASSDAGSGDAENETVKIGVVGKGDAQWPAFVEAAADEGITVELVDFGSYEQPNPALTEGEIDLNQFQHIVYLAEYNNASGSDLTPIGSTAIYPLGLYSKKYDDVDDIPKGETVAVPDDASNQARALNVLQQAGLVELKSGGTPYSDLADVDTEKSKVQVKALEAALIPTSLPDVAAAIINNDFVEDAGLTFDDAIAQDDPEDPSALPYVNIFAARAEDADNETYNKLVEIFQTNEDVQAGLLESSGGTAVALQTPVKDLVASLEKVQKNADAKK